The sequence GCAATAGACAAGCCAACGATGGAACACAAGAGAGATTTTCAAGGCACTATGGACGGAACTAGAAGACGCACTAGGACAGATTTGTGGACACAATTATGGGGAGATTCAAGACAACGAACCAACACAAAAACAGACAGAATATTGAGGACTCGCGACAGGGTACAAACACGGACAGAAATTCGGCGCAACAAGGGAATAAACTCGAACAGATTTGACACATAAGAAAATCCAACTATGGCCCGATTGCAAGACACAATGATTGAACACAAAACGGACAGAAATTGATGACGCCAATGGCGAAACAACTTCAGACAGATTTGTGAACAACGAAGAAACAACTAGCAATGCAACAAATAAACAAGACAGCGAAAAACTAGGAACCCTAAAACGAACTAGACAAGAACAAGTAAGAGGATATAACGACTTGATACCTCAaccagctctgaagccaactgatacgttccccGGTCAACTCGTTCCGAGACACGTGGCACGATTGCCCAAGGACCTAGAAGGATACTCAACCAtttggattgcggaacctagaGCCAAGAGAGACGACTCAACTCGATTCAAAGCGGTAGAACGGCGACTCCAATTGAGGTGattactcaagtagataggccGGATGAACAACCAAGGACGTCACGCGTGATTGCtcaaataacccttgccaagcaagtaggAATGTACTCTTGAAATTGTAAGAGaacaaactgaaattttattatcaaaagtgtTTAACCTTTGCTGGTACAaaaagtgcctttttataggctagaaaCCTTAGGAGCCTAATCCTTTGTGGCCAAGGATTGGCGGCCCATCaacctaaactagaaaaggagCTCGATCCACTCTTGAACATAGGTGGGCCGATTGTTTGactccaataactaataaactattaattaaaaCACGACTAACAATCCAACTAACAACTAATGACTCGATAATGATCAAAACCAACTAACAACTCATATGACTAGCAATGCTAACATTCCTAGTGCTCGGCCGAAGTAGCTAAGGCCGCGCTTGATGCTTCCTtgacttggatcaatgtgtagatgCCTTGATTAGCAACTTTCGAGCCTTCAATGTTCCAATGgaagccttgagtcaaggccgccatacatgcacacatcagtcccctccatttgagaaggatttgtcctcaaatctggatggaaatgaatgatacCAGCAAGAGTTGGGAGTATGAAACCTCAAATCTAATGCCaccacatattggccctcttagattgaatgatacttgcatacgtcatgattattataatgcggtgcacatgtctcttggtcagtttgaaaatgctcacagccagccaagaaaaactcatggcttTACTCCAATGACTCCTCGAAGATAACACATATAGCTTCGGTTCCATGATGCAATGTAGAATGTATGGTTCATTGGCAGCAAGGTTACATCTTTTTGGATCCTCCAAAATGCAACTGATATAATGAAGAACACTTTGAACACGTTCAACTGCATTAGACTGATCATCACTTGGAACACTTGTTGCAAAAGTGTAAGAAGGCATAGGACATGATTCAAGTAACTCCATtactcctcccaacaagcaaaacaGGCTCATAGGTGAAGTTAAATACCAATGGATCGTAAAGGGATACAACACTTAAGAGGCAAACTTCATGAAGATTCTGATAATCACCAATGGAGTTAaggatggaacatgccatgatcaactcattctctccttgcttaacctgcggCAAAGCAACTACTCTCGAAGGCAATGCCCTATCGTGTTCATCAACATTCAAAagtacatgtttgcaaatcatgagtaatacAGGCTGATCAGAATTCACACATTTCCTAACTTCCTTGGCcttgattatcatgttttgcttcctagtgctTGATTTAATCAGTGCATGACCCTTGGCCGAATGCTCATTTGTGGAAGTGGAGCAATTTCCAGATTCGGTcgtcttttgtttcctcttgTGTCGGTCTAAGTCACATTCTCGTTGCAATTTAAGTTGGTCCTCATATACTTGTGCGGGTGTGAGGGGTGTTAGGACCATGCGTttatgtaaggatcgaagacaacctaagagggggagTGAATTAGGTTTTCTAAAACCAGCTAAGATATAGGTCACTCTTTTTCAAGCCTACCCTTCTTTTCTCAAAGACCACTCAATGGATCAGTTTACAAGAAAGCACAGGTGTTCGTGAGATGAAGAGGTGAACAGTTTATATAGTAAAGCTATAAACGAAAGTAGagaaacaaaccaggcttcaaactccacttgaatTTGAACAACACTTTATataacaagctacttcaagttgaacaatcttgcaaccaatttcttgtgtacaagggaaggatcacttccttcttgccccaaacctcacttggtcaagcaaggaagttttacaaacactcggaTAACTCTCacaatgctacactattgaagaagctgtgtcacacttgaaaagctacaagaaaattgcacaagctaagaatacaaatgttcctttagagtattctaacacttgaatcactcacgatttgatgtagacttaatgtgcaaagttattctgaggtggttgactttgttctttttataggagaccaaaaaattcttcaattaatgctgtcaacggatagaaggcatctgaagagtcaactagctgttggtgctatcggacgtccgatagtcagtttttatgcgtccgagCGAGATCAGTGAGTTCGAGAAATTTTCTTGAAcctcttaggacgtccgatccccTCTCAccatgcgtccgagggtaagaTGCAGACTTGGAGGttcctcttcaattccttcggacggccgatgcatcCAATgtgttgcgtccgaagtgcagcaacgcttgtcggacgtccgatgctcaggtgttgagcgtccgatcgtgatcagtaatcgtagaagccctggcttgtcttcttcggacgtccgagtctgagttcttcatacgtccgaagttactcaatggatgtcggacgtccgatactctccttttgtgcgtccgatatcttcctcagcacttttcaccttttttgatcttctttttgcTCTAAGTCCTCAGACCTGTTTAGTGTCATTTCTGAAAAGAGTCTCTACAAAAAGTATTAGTAACATCcgtttgttttgtaatcatcaaaagatatgaattgagataaacaatctccccctttttgatgatgacaaaacactTGGATAGAGCGAAAAGAAAAGTAGAAATACGAGCTGGGATTACAACTCCCCCTAACGAAGTGTATGAGTATACGAAAAGAAACGGAACTCCCCCTAAAACTGACTCCCCCTAACTAATTTCTTTACACCATCAGTGCTAATCCATTTCTCcctctttttgtcatcacaaaagcaGGTATGCCATGTCTGATCAATTTTGATACCAGCAACATCAGATAACATCAGCACGATCCATCAGAAAGCAACAAAAAATTTGACAACAAAGATTTTTCAATCAGATAATATCATCAAAATCCATTCATGTCAGCACAATCCGGAATCATCAGAAACATTCATTCATAACAAACACATCCATTCACATCAGATAACATTAGAAACACTCAGTCATAGCATCTATAAACAGTAGAAAACATCCAGTTGTACAGACCAGAAGTACAACTCTTAGTACAAAAATTTTGCATACGAAAAGTTTTGCAGTGTAAAAGATGAACTATAGTTCTAAAAATAAAGTGCAGTGACCTAGCAGTGCCTAGATAgtgattttagatgatccagGCCTCCTCCTGATCAGACGAAACTGTTTAGGAGCCACttcttcctcagtttcttcatcGTCTTCTTCATATGTCTCCTCAGTAGCtggagccttgcctttatccttGGGCTGAGAGCTGGAAGTTGGTGTGGCCTCAGTACCAGTAGTTGGCCCTGTGGGCTCAGGTCTTGGCTCTTTCTGATGAgcattttcattattttcagGTATTGGAGGCACAAGaaggtttcttttttcaataaaagaaGATTGTTGGGTAGGggtcatggtcatcatgagaccatcttcaataagcataacatgctgtttgaggtcTTCAAGCAAGGAGATGACCTCAGAATTGGAAGAGAGGGACTTGCTGGCAGACTTTctaggatgaatggtgaaaGGAGAGACATAGTCTGACTGATCACGAGGAGTCTTAGGAGTGACAGGGGTTTCATGAAAGTTTTTCCTTCTAGACTCAGCCACAGTCTCCTTATAGCACCAATGGCCATCAAAAAATCTTAagttctttctttcaaaataagcttttgagAAAACTGTTGAAGCACTGTCTTTGGGTGATTTTTCAGAAAAAGGTATTTTAAAATGGGCAAAGATAAGGGTCAGAAATTTGCCATAAGAGAGCTTCCTACAtggttcaagatcaagcttacgaaattcatAGGGAAGGATGAGAGCCGTTGGGGTgatgaaccctttttgagagaccaactcaaatctgtctctggcttcatcatcaatgaattttggGAGAGGAGTGGGTTctattacgggttgagatactGGATCCTTCCTAGAACGTTTCCTTTTCGAGGTTTGTGTGGCAGATGACCCAACATTTTGAACCACAGTCCTTGTCCTTGGAGATTTCCTGGTGGAGGGTTCAGGTGTTTGCTGATTTTCAGCAATGTTTCCTTCATTCTGCTGATCATCAGAGGGATCAGCAGATTGCTTTTTCTTGGATTGGGGAGTGCTCTTCCTTTTTGCAGTTCTTTTCCTTTTACCAGATGACCTTGTGACAGTTTCATCATCCTGGGTAGCCTGTTCTGGTTCCTCATTTCCACCAACTGTGTTTCCTTCAGAGTTCTGCTCTTCCATCTGCTCATCAGATGGTTCAGCAGTTGGAGAAGCCCTTTTTCTTTGGGCAGTTTGCTTCACTTTACCACCACGGGTCACAATCTTCTTTTTAGGTGCTTTGGTAGACGGTTCCACAATTTCAATGTCCTCATCTCTAAGTCTAAAAGACTGTCTGGCACTAGTAGATCCTCCTCTGATTTTAACCATGATGCAGTGTGGATGTGTTTTTGATGCAGAACGTGGTGTATAGAGGAAGAATGCAGTATGAGCAAACGAGAATGCATTGAAATGCCGCAAGGAGAAAGTTATGAGAAGTTAGGGTATCGCATGTGAATTGGGAACTATGGGGTAGTTGGGGGTTAGGAGTGATTTTTATGGGTGGTTAACGGGCAATAGATGTGTAATGGcgttggttgagtcaatttcttggaacttgatTTGAGGagagaggaatttgaattttaaatatgAGAGGAAACTGAAAGGTTGCGTCTGAGACCGTGGAGGAAAATGAACTGAGGAAGATGGGTAACTGCCTTATAAGGCccaatttttgagtgtcggacgtccgaacgaagtGAAGCGTCCGACACAACCGTCCGAACCAGTGCTTTTCTGAAACGGAacgaagaacactgtcggacgtccgttccaattcatcggacgtccgataaagattGACTAGAAACGAaacttagaatattttttctgaaatgcccagttttgttctcaagaacacaaattgatccagtggaagAGCTTTGGTGAGGATATCAGcgatttgatctttagaacaaacaaacTGAACACAGATTACCCCCTTGgagacaagatcgcgaatgaaatgatgctttatatctatgtgcttggtcctagagtgttgaatgggattttttgtcagattaattgcactagtgttgtcacagtacataggtacacattcatatactaaaccaaaatcattcaatgtgtttttcatccataacaattgagcacaacaagcaccagcagcaacatattcagcttcGGTAGTGGACAAtgagatagcattttgttttttactaaaccaagatactaagcaatttccaagaaagttgcatataccaatagtactttttctatctactTTACAACCACCGaagtcagcatcagagaatccacataaaggaagttcatgacattttggataccacAAGCCAAAGTTTAAGGTTCCTTTAAGATATCTAAGAATTCTTTTTACCgcattcaagtgtgattcctttggacaggattgaaatcgagcacatAAGCATACAGCAAACATGATATCAGGCCTACTggcagttaaataaagtaaacttccaatcatacctctatacttcttttcctcaacttttgtaccttcttcatctttgtcaagtttggtagatgtgcacataggtgttccaacagGCTTTGAGTTCTCCATTCCGAATCTTTTCAgcagctccttggtgtattttgtttaatttataAACGTTCCATCtcgggtttgaaccacttggagtccaaggaagaagtttaattctcccatcatgctcatttcaaattctttttgcatgatgttggaaaagtccttgcacaagctctcattagtagcaccaaatatgatatcatccacatatatttgcacaattaaaagatctcgtgagctttgttttgtgaaaagtgtagtatctacaatgccccttttaaaaccattttcaatcaaaaacccactcaaacgttcataccatgctctaggaACTTGTTTTAATCCgtataaagcttttgagagtttaaaaacatgatctggataagattcattttcaaaaccaggaggttggtcaacatagacTTCTTGGTCTATAAAGTcatttaagaaggcacttttaacatctatttgaaataatttaaaattcttgaaacatgcaaatgctagAAACATTCTAATGGACTCCAGCCTAGCTACAGGTGCAAAGGACTCATCAAAGTCTATTCcctcttcttgagtgtatcccttagccaccagcctggccttatttctaacaacctcctctttatcattcattttgtttctaaaaacccactttgtgccaatgataggatggtCTTATGGTCTAGCAACCAGGGtccaaaccttgtttctttcaaattggattaactcttcttccatagctaaaatccagtgctcatcattcaatgcatcaacaacatttttaggttcaaagtGTGATACGAAAGCAAGATTATCTACTAGGTGTCTAGAGGAACGAGTTCTGACCTTTTCAGATgtatcaccaattataagctctctgggatggttttggacaaatttccaggttcttggaagatcattaggagtAGTGGTATCTCTGTCATTCACTTCTCCAGCTGGACTGTCTTGAGTATCAGCATTCTTTAAATCAATTTCTAGTGAAGCAGAGCCATGATCATTGATTgctaacttctttaattcttcttgtacacctgtatcatcatctccaccacaactcatggaaatgtcaccattagattcatcaaaagtaatatgTATCGCCTCCTCTATAACCAGTGTTCTACGATTATAGACTCTGaaacctcttttgttttcacaatatcccaagaaaattccctcatcagatttcttgtcaaacttttcaagatgttccttgatgttcaaaatgaaacatttacaaccaaagtctttaaagtaaccaacaacaggcttttCGTCAAACATGAGCTCAtaggaagttttgttcaaaattggtcttaagAGAACTCTGTTCATGATATAACAGACTGTGTTTATGGTTTCAGCCCAAAAATactttggtaaattgcattcactaagtatggttctagcagcctcttggagagttctattttttctttctacaactccattttgttgggggactctagcaatagagaattcatgtgtaatgccattgttatcacaaaaatctagaaagccacaaaaataaaattcagtgccattatcacttctaattttgataattttcaaGCCAATCAAATTCTGAACTTTAGCAAACAGTGATACGAAGTtcttgaaagcatcatctttatgtGCAAGAAACATTACCCATGTATATCtggaataatcatcaacaacaacaaaataaaatctcttaccaccaaggcttgtagtttgtgtaggaccaaacagaTCAAGGTGTAAAAGTTCTAGTGGCTTTGAAGTAGAAACatatttcttgggtttgaaagataccttgacttgttttccaaattgacaagcatcacaTATCCGGTCCTtttcaaatctgatttttgggagacctctaacaagatcctttttagaaatttcttttagcaaatccatattgaagtgacacagccttctatgccacaaccatgggtcctcatttgctactttgagacatttgagataggaggaatcaattttttcaagaacaACTACATAGAtatcattaactctttttcctttgaaaataatgttgaactttgagtcaaatatgagacattcaagcttcttgaacaatacaaacagattcctatcacacaattgacaaACACTTAATAAATTGTAGCTCAGATTGTCAACAAGAAGGACATTGTGGAtaaaggtttgaccattcttaccaacatcaccaataccaatagttttggctttgttatcatctccaaacgttacctttccactcgcttttggcttgagtttaatgaattgtgatgcatcaccagtcatatgtcttgaacatccactatcaatgaaccattttgattctttagcAATGTTATCCAGGTTCACctacacacaaacccacaagataatacttggtaccctttacatgttgggtccttgagagtcaGCATTATGTCTAACCATCCACATGTATCTCatgccatttctcatatttttcttgacATAACAAttgctattcatgtgaccaaaTTGACAGCAGAAACTGCACATAGTTGATAAATCACTCGAGTGAACAGGTTTTataaatctgacttgccttctcCTATAGACAGTGAACTCATTTGTTCGATAATTTAACCTATTCTGATGAATATCAAAGTGAGATCTTGTGCTACTTCTTTGAAAGAGGCTTTGTTTCTGATGTTGGAGTAACTGATCAAGAtcattcattcttcttttcaagcagttttgttcctttttgagaaTGTCACAGAGGTTTGTCCTTTTGTCAAGTTCAGTATGTAAATCAAATTCAATCTTTTTCagattatcattttcatttttcaaatgtttgttttgtcgaaaaaggtttgcattgtcttgaatcaaaaaattaattttctgttttagttctttGTTTCTGatataagattctttcaaattgTTGTGCATCTTTTCCAAAAatgaattaacatcatcatcagattcattgTCACTATCAGTTTGGGAACTACAAGCagttacctcatcatcaccaatggccatgaaagccacttgagcagattcctcttcttcctcaacttcacattctgagttgcaatcattccaggtgatctggaaattgttgaactttgattttcgttcaaccttgttctccttctttttcttcattggacactcatttaCATAGTGTCCTGGTTGGCCACATTCGAAACACTTATCAGTCTGCTTCTTGTTGAACTCCAGTTTCCCTTTGTTTCTGAAGTCATTAGACTGATTTGGGAAGGAATTGCTGgatccaccttttctgaatcttctcttgttgagtattcttttaaagcctcgtgtgatgagtgcaatatcactgtcatcaccttccaaatCATTTCCATCCTGTGAGGCTGTTTCATCTTCGTATTGTGAAGCTttcagagcaatactctttcttACCTGGGTGTCTTCTTCATCCTGCATCTTAGATTTAAGTTTCAGTTCGTAAGAAGTTAGAGAGTTAATCAGAGATTCAATGGGTAAAGTGTTCAGATCCttggcttcctcaatggcagtcactttccTTTCCCAGTccttttgtgacagccccaccttcccctaaggcgaaccaaagggttcggcgggccgcctgcccagctctcgccaggactaacagttcagtttagagcgatctaatacgttccggatcttacaaacgcgcgtaaacaagtcaaaatgtcaaagtaaaaaaataaaaccggagtcggccgtgaatagtaaccgacctgTCGAAACCCCAACCAatcatcaagcaaatatttacatgttgaaatttagcagatacaagccaaagtggcatacaaaagtattcaaaagtggatacatgtctggtttgccaaatcaaaagagaaacggtcccaaaaatacatttagggtttcaataaatgagctatacaaaagatatgtccaactagctcaattcggcaaccaactatcaattgcagttattttcctgtaaggaaaacaaaaggaatagggtgagcttacgcccagtgagataataccactcaatcagcaaagttcacataagcataaagcttttcatttcaattcatcaaaagtaagcaaaggcacacattaatggtggagataaaaaggatacgggcggctctcaagagcccttttcctcgtttgcattcttgatcgaacctcattgactctccgtcaatgtttaaaagtaaccaaccgtagactccactttacttccattccttccacccaacatacccctaccgggcccgaactccaaacacttgcactgtggtattactcgagtataccggaatcgagagtctctcatactacaagattccatataacagtccccaaggttcattaattggcacgaccaagccctcgccggctcgattcaatcaactaccaatggggttgagctcaatggtaacaatcatggtcgttggat is a genomic window of Coffea eugenioides isolate CCC68of unplaced genomic scaffold, Ceug_1.0 ScVebR1_3373;HRSCAF=4577, whole genome shotgun sequence containing:
- the LOC113757850 gene encoding nucleolar and coiled-body phosphoprotein 1-like, coding for MVKIRGGSTSARQSFRLRDEDIEIVEPSTKAPKKKIVTRGGKVKQTAQRKRASPTAEPSDEQMEEQNSEGNTVGGNEEPEQATQDDETVTRSSGKRKRTAKRKSTPQSKKKQSADPSDDQQNEGNIAENQQTPEPSTRKSPRTRTVVQNVGSSATQTSKRKRSRKDPETVAESRRKNFHETPVTPKTPRDQSDYVSPFTIHPRKSASKSLSSNSEVISLLEDLKQHKEPRPEPTGPTTGTEATPTSSSQPKDKGKAPATEETYEEDDEETEEEVAPKQFRLIRRRPGSSKITI